In Coraliomargarita parva, the genomic stretch ATTTTCTACCATCTGGAAGCACGCGGCTACCGCAAAATAGGCTTCGCCATGCAAGAGGAACATGAAGCTCGCATGGACTACGCGAATCTTTCCAGCTACCTGCTTTACGAATGGCAAAGCCCGAAAAATAAACGCGTGCCCCCGCTCGTAACGAAAAACTTGGACGAACAACGCTTCCAAACCTGGTACGCCAAACACCGTCCCGACCTGATCGTCACCATGCACCATGCCATCCCCATCTGGCTGAAAAACATGAACATCGCCGTCCCGGACGAAACCGGCTTATTTGTCCTCAACACAAAGGCACCTGATTCCAAGCTCTCAGGAATCTACCCTGATTATGAGTGCATGGGCGCCTCGGCAGTGGAACAGGTCACCAGCCTAGTCGAACGCGGCGAATTCGGAGTCCCCACCTCCCCCAAAACGATACTCGTCAATGGAATCTGGATTGAAGGTACCACCATTACACAGCCCCCACAGGAATAAAAAAACGCAGACCCGAAAGCCTGCGTTTCCCCTATATATCAGTAGACAACAGATAAGATCTGCAACGGATATCCACAGAGCCGGATAGCGCAAGGCCTTACATATTCAACCGTTGAATCATCCCCTCAGGCACAAGTACAGCTGAAGGCTTGAATGGCACGAGCTTAAGGGAGGGCGGCCGTCTCCAGCCGCCGCGATTCGGCAGGCCGAGCCCAAATTAATACGACTTGCTTCGGCTCCGCCGAAGATTCTGTGGGGCTCCGCCCCATGGCGGAGAGGGAGGGATTCAAAGATCCAGTAAACAGGGTCAGACTACCCTTTCGAGCGGACGAGGACAGAAATTGCATGGCTACGGGAGAAAAGCCATGCCGTGCAGGTGCTACGGGATGCGGTTGAGAATTGCTTAGACAATGACATGCGAACCAAGGAAGCATTCGCAGCAATCACTACTTAAAGAGACATGGGATTAATAATCTGCTTCTACAAAACCTTAGCATGGGACTGGAGATCACCAAGCCATCGCATCGTGAATTCGCAATGAAGTGCTTTCTCAACGAGCTTCTAGAGTCCTTGAATTCATAGATTTGGGTAGAGCCCAAAAGCCTAACGCATTAGTGGTTGAAACATTATTAGCATACTGCTCTAATCCATATCCCTAACTTCCCCACGTAAATCATCACACAGTCAAAGAGATATATGATACTTTAGGATACACCAAACTACAAGATTCATAGCTTTCGTACTAGAATGATTAGATTCAAGCCGAACAATCCATCAAACGGGTCGAGTCCTCCCCCTGTTCAGAAGTAGTCCCATCTTTAATCATGCACTTTTTAATCGGTCAAGAAGCGAGATTTAGATATACAACGATGGGCAGCAAATTCTTACTTTTTTCATTGGGAATATTAGCCTCCACCTCGGGAACCTCATCTGCACAAACCGATCCATTCGCACCTCAAAACGGTCAGGCAACTTCAGACCCATTCGCGGCGCAAACCGGCATTTCAGGTAATCCATTTCAGGAAGACGACCCGTTAGCCCCAACCCCGGACCAACAATCAACTCAAACTAAGAAAAGTGAGCATGTAGATCTACTTCCCGTCGAGAAGAAGCGCGCCGTCGTTGTGATTGAAGGTTCTAGAGGAAGAGGAACAGGATTTATCGCAAAGATGAAAGGTGTTCTATTCGTCGTAACCAATATCCATGTAATCAAAGACAATACTAAGCTGAAGTTCATGACGATGGACGGCGATATGCTTTCAATAGACGACGTGTATGCTGCCAAAGGCTACGACATTGCGATCTTGAAGTTAAGTAATCAAAATCGCCTGAACTATTTCAACATTACCCAAGATGTCTTTTCGAATGTATCTGTTGGAACTGAGGTTCTGATACCAGGAAATAGTCTTGGCGACGGAACTATACTTCAAACAAAAGGATCAGTCGTCGCAGTGGGACCAAAGCTCGTAGAACATAATGCGCCAACATTCGCAGGCAACAGTGGCAGCCCCGTAATTAAGACGACCGACTGGGAAGTCATTGGGGTAGACACTCTTTCAACTAGACGAGATTTGCTAGATTGGTTCAACCAGCACTCCAAAAATCAAAAAGGGTCTCAAGTAAAAAGTGATGTAAGGCTATTTGGCTATCGCATCGATAATATCAACAGTTGGGAGAGGGTTACATTTGATGAGCTTGAGCGCCAACACCAAGACATCACTCGCATACAAACCGAGGTTCTATGCGTATTATCTGCGGTATGGGGCACCAACTGGCATTATCAGCGGAGCGATACTGTATCACGAATCATCAATCGCTATCTTGAGAAGACCTCAAACCCATCTCTTTCAGTTCAAGACGTAGAGTATCAAAAAAAATTGGCTAGGTCTGCACTCTACAATCATCTGACAACACAAAGGAAAGAGGCTGTAAAGAATAGCAAAAAGGCATATGCCCTAATGGGCCAAGACTACACCAATACAATTAACTTCTGCGACCAATTGATCGAGTACGTAGGTCGCTACTATGAATCAGAAAGTTCGAAAGACCCTTTTGAAACACGTTAACCTAATTCGAACTCTGGATTAGGGCAACCGCTAACAATACCCCAGAACAACCAGAGCACAGAAATATACTATGAAATACATCGCCATCTTACTGTTCCTTGCACTTGTTGGAGCTCCCATTTCAAGCTATGCCGCTAAGTGCAGTCCGACCGGAACTTGTTCTGCATGCAAGAACTGTTCTTCATGCAAAAACTGCTCCAAGGACGGAGGCAACTGCAGTGTCTGCAAAAAGAAATGATCAAAGTAAAATTACTTTTTGCTAGCCTTGGCGGAATGGGTCTCACCGCAGGAGTAACAGCCGTATCGGCAGGAATGACACCGATAGTAATTCCGGAAGTATTGTCGGCTTAGCGGGATATGGACTTTATCGATCAATTAGAAAATGAGCTCCTAAAAGGAATTCTTGATATTGGTCGAGTTCCCAACGTGAGCCAGAGCTTTCTGTTAGTCTAGAGGAGTTAATGAGTTGTTCTATACCGTATAGTATATCAATGCCCGACAGGAGGCCCAGCATTGTGTTGGTTGTTCTTCTTCAATCTCTTGTTGAGCAAACTGAAGCGGCGCGATGCAGCCGAGTGACCGGTGATCGAACATTAGCGCTTACAGGCGACACGATTGTAACCTACATTGTAAAAGGGGCCCAAGAAGACACAATAGCCGCTTAATCCCTTTACTGGCGCAGCCCCGCCCCATGGCGGAGAGGGAGGGATTCGAACCCTCGGTACCGTTTCCAGCACACATCCTTTCCAGGGATGCACAATCGGCCACTCTGTCACCTCTCCTCGCAAAGGGAAGCGACCAGCAAAGTTTTCCCCGTAACAAGGTCAACTGAAAAGATGAAGGAAAACGGATTGTTCCGTTGAAGTGAAATCTTGACCGTCCTTTCAAGAGCAATCAGCCTGAAAACTGCAGACAAGCAACTCCCTTAACTCATAGACTAACAATGCGTTCGACACTACTCTCCCTCATTCTAATGACCTCCGGCGCCTTCGCCGCGACCGACAGCCAGTGCCCCTTCCACACCGCCGGATTCCGCGTCGGGACGGACATCGAGGACGAGATTTCGCTCTGGTCGGCCGAAGTGTTTAGCGAAATCAACAGCCCCTGGAACTGGCAACTGACCGAGAAACTGGTCCTGGACATCGAGTTTGAGGCCGCCATCGGTATTGTGGATGGAGAAGGCCAGACTGCGGTCTACGGTTCTATCGGCCCGGAAGCCAAGTTGAGCTACGGCGACTTCCCCCTCATTTTGGCGGTCAGCTCATCCCCTGCACTTTACTCGGAGGACAGCTACGGCAAGGTCGACATTGGCAGCAACTTCCAGTTCATCAGCCGTATCGGCGTCGACTGGAATATAAACGACACCTGGACTGTCGGCTATCGCTACCAGCATACGTCCAATGCCGACCTGGCTGATCCGAATCCCGGCTTGGACATGCACACGCTGGCAGTGGCCTACCAGTTCTAGTGCAAGTCCCGAGCTAAGTCCCAGAAGGCCGGCGGTTCCACCGAGTGGCGCAAATCATCGCCCACAAGCAATCCAGGCAGGGCGCAACGCCCCCCGGAAGTATTCCAGACGCCCCGGAGATCAATAAAGCGGCTTCGATTTCGCTCAAGACTCTAGAATTGGACTTGGAATAGCGCATCGCCTGAACCATACCCCTTAAGATGATTTGGCTGTATCGGCTGCTTTTCTTACCCGGATTGATCCTCGCGCTTCCCTACTACGGACTGAGGATGTGGCGGCGTGGCGGCTACAGTAAGGACTTCAAACACCGTTTCGGCTATTTCCATCCGCTCCCAAAGACCTCTTCCCCAAAGAAGCGTATTTGGTTGCAAGCTGTCAGTGTCGGCGAAGTGCTCGCTGTTGGCCCGCTACTCCAACACCTGCAGCGCAACGGGGACGTTGAAATCGTCCTGACCACCACAACCAGCACCGGTTACGCGGAAGCACGCAAACGGTATAGCGGACAGGTGCTCAGCATCGGAATTTTCCCCCTCGATTTCTGGCCTTTCTCCGGCAATGCATGGAAACGCATCCGGCCCGACGCCATCGTGTTGACCGAGAGCGAGCTTTGGCCGGAGCATCTGCACCAAGCTCGCAAGCGCAACGTCCCGGCATTTCTGGTCAATGCCCGGATGTCGGACAAAAGCTACGAGCGCTACCGCAAACTGCGACCTTTGGCCCAGTGGCTCTTCGGTCAACTAGAGCACATCTACGCAACCAGCAACTTGGACCAACAACGCCTCATCGAACTGGGAGGCAACGAGACCCGGATCACATGCCCGGGCAGCATCAAGTGCGATGTCGAGATCAACCCCCGTCTGGATGCGACTGCCATCGCGCAGCTCCGCAGGGAACTGGGCTTCTACAACGAGTCCGGCATGCCCTGCTTCGTACTCCTCGGCTCCTCCATCTGGCCCGGCGAGGAACGCCCGCTACTGCGCGCCCAGGCCAGCCTAATCGAAGCAGGCTACGACTGCAGACTCTTGCTCGTCCCCCGTCATGCCGAGCGTGCCGCCGAGATCGTGAATGCCTTGGAGGCACAGGACCACAGCTGGCACCAACGCTCAAAGGGCAAAAATCCGAATCGCCCGGTACAGATTCATCTGGCCGACACCACAGGTGAGCTCACCGTACTCAGCCAGTCGGCAAACCTCGCCTTCATCGGCAAAAGCCTGCCGCCCCACGACGGCGGCCAGACACCGATTGAACCCGCCGGCATGGGCCTCCCCCTGATCATGGGACCCAAAATGACGAACTTCAAAGCAATCAGCCGGGCACTCGTTCACAATGGCGTCGGCATTCAGGTCGAGGACGAAGACAGCCTCGTACAGGCATTGGTCGCGCTAGCCAACGACTCCCCGAAGCGGCAAGCCATGTCGAAAGCGGGTCTGGACTGGCACCAACGAAACCGGGGCAGCAGCCAACGTATCGCCGAAAGCATCATCGTCGACCTCAAGGGCGAAGACTGACCGGCGCTCA encodes the following:
- a CDS encoding acyloxyacyl hydrolase yields the protein MRSTLLSLILMTSGAFAATDSQCPFHTAGFRVGTDIEDEISLWSAEVFSEINSPWNWQLTEKLVLDIEFEAAIGIVDGEGQTAVYGSIGPEAKLSYGDFPLILAVSSSPALYSEDSYGKVDIGSNFQFISRIGVDWNINDTWTVGYRYQHTSNADLADPNPGLDMHTLAVAYQF
- a CDS encoding 3-deoxy-D-manno-octulosonic acid transferase, with amino-acid sequence MIWLYRLLFLPGLILALPYYGLRMWRRGGYSKDFKHRFGYFHPLPKTSSPKKRIWLQAVSVGEVLAVGPLLQHLQRNGDVEIVLTTTTSTGYAEARKRYSGQVLSIGIFPLDFWPFSGNAWKRIRPDAIVLTESELWPEHLHQARKRNVPAFLVNARMSDKSYERYRKLRPLAQWLFGQLEHIYATSNLDQQRLIELGGNETRITCPGSIKCDVEINPRLDATAIAQLRRELGFYNESGMPCFVLLGSSIWPGEERPLLRAQASLIEAGYDCRLLLVPRHAERAAEIVNALEAQDHSWHQRSKGKNPNRPVQIHLADTTGELTVLSQSANLAFIGKSLPPHDGGQTPIEPAGMGLPLIMGPKMTNFKAISRALVHNGVGIQVEDEDSLVQALVALANDSPKRQAMSKAGLDWHQRNRGSSQRIAESIIVDLKGED
- a CDS encoding S1 family peptidase — protein: MHFLIGQEARFRYTTMGSKFLLFSLGILASTSGTSSAQTDPFAPQNGQATSDPFAAQTGISGNPFQEDDPLAPTPDQQSTQTKKSEHVDLLPVEKKRAVVVIEGSRGRGTGFIAKMKGVLFVVTNIHVIKDNTKLKFMTMDGDMLSIDDVYAAKGYDIAILKLSNQNRLNYFNITQDVFSNVSVGTEVLIPGNSLGDGTILQTKGSVVAVGPKLVEHNAPTFAGNSGSPVIKTTDWEVIGVDTLSTRRDLLDWFNQHSKNQKGSQVKSDVRLFGYRIDNINSWERVTFDELERQHQDITRIQTEVLCVLSAVWGTNWHYQRSDTVSRIINRYLEKTSNPSLSVQDVEYQKKLARSALYNHLTTQRKEAVKNSKKAYALMGQDYTNTINFCDQLIEYVGRYYESESSKDPFETR